In Kitasatospora sp. NA04385, a single genomic region encodes these proteins:
- a CDS encoding SDR family oxidoreductase: MNDRTAPPLLVTGATGVLGREVLRSARATGRPVRALTRRTGLPADADTHWHTGDLTAGTGLDAAFAGADAVIHCASDPRHPENDLPAFRHLLDAARRAGVRHVVNVSIVGVDLIPLKYYRIKLRGEQLLGASGLGWTNLRATQFPQLLDGMLGPLARLPLVPMVSRTPVQPVHPAEVAARLVELALGEPAGHAPDFAGPETRLATDLAADWLRSTGRRRPVLPLHLPGRAGRALRAGALTAPQNAYGTRTWAEFLAGK, translated from the coding sequence ATGAACGACCGCACCGCCCCGCCCCTGCTGGTGACCGGCGCGACCGGCGTCCTGGGCCGCGAGGTGCTGCGCAGCGCCCGCGCCACCGGCCGCCCGGTCCGCGCGCTCACCCGGCGCACCGGCCTGCCCGCCGACGCCGACACCCACTGGCACACCGGCGACCTCACCGCCGGCACCGGCCTGGACGCGGCGTTCGCCGGCGCCGACGCCGTCATCCACTGCGCGAGCGACCCCCGGCACCCGGAGAACGACCTGCCCGCCTTCCGCCACCTGCTGGACGCCGCCCGGCGGGCCGGCGTCCGGCACGTGGTCAACGTCTCGATCGTCGGCGTCGACCTGATCCCGCTGAAGTACTACCGGATCAAGCTCCGGGGCGAGCAGCTCCTCGGCGCCTCCGGCCTCGGCTGGACCAACCTGCGCGCCACCCAGTTCCCCCAGCTCCTGGACGGCATGCTCGGCCCGCTCGCCAGGCTCCCCCTCGTCCCGATGGTCTCCCGCACCCCCGTCCAGCCGGTCCACCCCGCCGAGGTCGCCGCCCGGCTGGTCGAACTCGCCCTGGGCGAACCCGCCGGCCACGCCCCCGACTTCGCCGGCCCCGAGACCCGCCTCGCCACCGACCTCGCCGCCGACTGGCTCCGCAGCACCGGCCGCCGCCGCCCGGTGCTCCCGCTCCACCTGCCCGGCCGGGCCGGCCGCGCCCTGCGCGCGGGCGCCCTCACCGCCCCGCAGAACGCCTACGGCACCCGCACCTGGGCGGAGTTCCTCGCCGGAAAGTGA
- the sigJ gene encoding RNA polymerase sigma factor SigJ: MNGERDDAVREFESHRQRLFALAYRMLGSAAEAEDTVQDAYLRWHGTEPGQVAAPGPWLNKVVANLCLNRLGSARARREEYPGTWLPEPVATGALGPMERAEQREAVSFAVLTMMERLSPPERAAVVLRDAFAYSHREVAGVLDCTEAAARQLYHRGRKHLAADAPHPGTVDAEQNAALLGRFLRAASDGALDQLERLLAEQVVVWADGGGKVRAALRPVHGRTNAARFLAGLFERFTDGVRFELAEANGTAVLLGWEGDALTSLGTVDAGPDGVTVVRILRNPDKLAHYAQRHRALSQNG; this comes from the coding sequence GTGAACGGGGAACGGGACGACGCGGTACGGGAGTTCGAGAGCCACCGGCAGCGGCTGTTCGCGCTGGCGTACCGGATGCTCGGGTCGGCCGCCGAGGCGGAGGACACCGTGCAGGACGCCTACCTGCGCTGGCACGGCACCGAACCGGGTCAGGTCGCCGCGCCCGGCCCGTGGCTGAACAAGGTGGTCGCCAACCTCTGCCTGAACCGGCTCGGTTCGGCCCGGGCCCGCCGCGAGGAGTACCCCGGCACCTGGCTCCCCGAGCCGGTCGCCACCGGGGCGCTCGGGCCGATGGAGCGGGCCGAGCAGCGCGAGGCGGTGTCCTTCGCGGTGCTCACCATGATGGAGCGGCTCTCCCCGCCCGAGCGGGCCGCCGTCGTGCTGCGCGACGCGTTCGCCTACAGCCACCGCGAGGTGGCCGGCGTCCTGGACTGCACCGAGGCCGCCGCCCGCCAGCTCTACCACCGCGGCCGCAAGCACCTGGCCGCCGACGCCCCGCACCCGGGCACCGTCGACGCCGAGCAGAACGCCGCCCTGCTCGGCCGCTTCCTGCGGGCCGCCTCCGACGGGGCGCTCGACCAGCTCGAACGGCTCCTCGCCGAACAGGTGGTGGTCTGGGCGGACGGCGGCGGCAAGGTCCGCGCCGCGCTCCGGCCGGTGCACGGCCGGACCAACGCCGCCCGCTTCCTGGCCGGTCTGTTCGAACGGTTCACCGACGGCGTCCGGTTCGAACTCGCCGAGGCCAACGGCACCGCCGTCCTGCTCGGCTGGGAGGGCGACGCGCTCACCTCCCTCGGCACGGTCGACGCCGGGCCCGACGGCGTCACCGTCGTCCGCATCCTGCGCAACCCGGACAAACTCGCCCACTACGCGCAGCGGCACCGCGCGCTGTCACAGAACGGCTGA